Below is a window of Coleofasciculus sp. FACHB-T130 DNA.
GTTTTAGTCACTCCTAGCAGCAACTAATCAACCATGAATCCAGCACCCATGCGCCTTCGCCTCAGCTGGGACGATCCAGGAACGGGAGAACGGAAAGAACCGACGCTGGCAGTTCCAATCGCACTGGGACGGGAATTTAATCAGATGCCAGGGGAAATGAAGGGGCATCGCGTCTCCCGATTAACCCTCAATAGTCTTGAGGTTTCCCGCTTCCACGCCCTGATTGATATGGACGCTGGCGGGTTGGTGGTTATTGACCAAAACAGCAGCAACGGCACCTTGATTAATGGACAACGTCAGACGCGCAGTGTTCTGGGGAATGGCGACTCGCTGCAAATTGGCCCTTATTACATCAGCGTTACCTTCGCTGCCAATCCACCTGCGTCGCCCCCCTCTGGCAATTCTCAGATTTTCTTTCACCCAGACACGGATCTCCCTGACCCCAGGATTAGTCATCCGGCACCCCTGCCTCCGCTTGCTTCCCCCGCGCAACCAGGGGGAACGGCAGCGTTTCCTCCACCGGCTTTTCAGGCGCAGCAAGTCGTCGTACAAGACCTCCATGCCACCGGGTTGCGAGTCGATGAAGTGGACTATGCCGCCGTTGGGGGCGGTTTGGGCAGCTTTGTCTGGGTAGATTTATTAAGAATTTACGGGGTGAAAAGCAGCCAGATTGCAGCTTTGGGAATGGAACCCCAACCGTATGCCCGTTACAAGCGGTTGTGCATGAATTCGCAAATACCTCTGCACGAACGCTTGCGGTCAAATTCAGATTCTTGTCCCGATAATATTTGGGGTTGGCCTAGTTATGCCCTGCGGGAAGCTGGGCATGATTTGCTCAAGGGAAGCATAGGAACAGCATTCGGGTATTTGTGGCAGGTATTTGCCGAACCGGCTTTTGCCCAAACTTATACCCCTCGCGCCGGTAATGTCTTTGACGCCCTTGATAGGGAAGCAAAACGGATTGGTTGGGAACAGATATTTCGCTACGCCAGCGTCCGTTCGATTCGGAAAACTGAGGATGGACGATATGCGATCGCTTATTCTCGCACCAGTGCCAACCAGCGCGACCATGCGTTCTTAATCGCCCGCAATGTCCAACTCGCTACCGGCTACCCGGCGATTCAGTTTCTCCCGGATTTGCAAGCTTACCGGGAAAAAACCAATGATTTTAAGTCCGTCGTTAATGCCTACGAAGAACATAACCACGTCTACGAGCATTTAGAGAAATTTGGCGGTACTGTGATGATTCGGGGACGGGGGATTGTCGCTTCGCGGATCGTACAGCGAATTTATGAAGCCAGGGCAAAAAACCCCAATATCTCGCTGCTACACTTGATGCGATCGCCCAAACCCCAAGGTAACAAATTTGGGCGATCGCAACGGTCTGTTGAAAATCACTACGAATTTCAACCCTTTAACTGGCCTAAAGCTACTTGGGGTGGTGAATTGCGGATAATGCTTGAAAAAGCAGCACCCGAACAGCGAAAGCGCCTACTCGCAGATTGGGGCGGCACCACCACAGCTGACCGTCAGGATTGGCGACGTATGGTTGAAGAAGGCATCCGTCAAGGCTGGTATCAAATTACCTTTGGGGAAGTGGAACGAGTCGAACGCAACCCTCACTCGTCAGGAATTGAGCGCACCGTTACCTATATTCAAGAAAAGGGATTAAAAGGACAAATTCGCCTCGAAGCTGACTTTATCATTGACGCCACCGGACTCGATGCCAAAGTCAAAGCGAATCCTCTCCTGAACGACCTTGTCACCCATTACAAACTCCCCCTCCATGAAAATGGGCGGATAGCTGTTGCCAACAATTTTGAACTTGTCGAAATGCGATCGCCGCAGGGTCGGATGTATGCTGCTGGTGCCATGACCCTCGGTGGGCCTTACGCCGCTGTTGATAGCTTCTTAGGGTTGCAATATGCAGCACTTTGTGCAGTTGATAGTCTGTCGGCAGCTCGTGCCCCCGGAATCCATCGATTGAACTTTTTGAGTTCTTTTGGGCAATGGATAAAATGGGTCGCGAACCAAGCACCGTAAATTTACTAAACTTGCTCTGGGCACTCAACGGATTGTCAGAGTAGATTTCAGCAATATTGCTGATTCATCTAGAAGCGGGCAAGCAGAAAATATAGATAGATACTGAAAGAAAGTTGACTCCATCAATAACTGCTGTCATCGCCCTGAGCGAGCCAAAAATATGCGAGTCCATTGCACTTATCGGAATGGAGGCCATAAAGTGCGAAAACTCAAAATTTTTAACGAAGTTTTACCTGAAGTCAGGCTGTTCAAGTGTAAAGAAGCCGAGATGAGCAGCAGCTACCTTCTAGAAGATTTAACGATGAAGGAAATCGCTGACTACATGGGTTTTGGCTGTATTTCCGACCCCGAAGAAGCAAATGTCATGTCTGAAACGACAGGGTTGCCAATTGTTGGAAATTCTGTGTGGGTGAAATGCCCATCTAAGCTAGAAGTCGGAACAGTCTATGAAGGTCATTTACGCAAGAAAGAAACGTCCGGACTGCCCGAACTGAAGCTTGAAAACTGATGCGGTAAGTGGATTAAAAATTTACCATGACTCCGACACTCTTTGGTCGTTGGCAAACCCGATTATTTCTACTAGCAACAGTGGGCGCGTTGGTAACGTTGCCCTTTGCTTTGGGCGTTATTAGTCCCGGTGCCAACTTGCTTTTTTTCTGGATACTAGGGTATGTTGCGGTCTTTGGACTCGGCTGGGATCTCCTATATGACTATATCCAGAAATTCCGTTGGGATCGAGATTGGCCTGGAGCTTTACAGTTGCTTGCCGGTATTTGGGAAGCAGTATTTATCGGGTTGCTGGTGAAAATATTTAGCTTACCAGGTGTAGGACGGGATCTGCCGTTGCAATGGTTTGTGCTGCACTACAGTCTCGTGTGGCTGAGCGTCTATCTGGCGTCGCATACCATCATGCGAATTTTATTTCCGCGTTGGCGTTTCCACGGGGGTCAGTTAATCTGACGAACGTTGCAGCGGATCGAATCCGGTTTATTAAAAAATCTAAAAATTAGCAGGGTTTATTCGGCGTTACACGCTCAAAGAATCATAATGATTCGTAGGGCGGACAACACCACCCTACAAAAAGCCCATGACTCAAGCGATATCGGGGGGCAGATTTCTGGGATTAGAGTTGAAGGAAGGCCAGTGTTGTTGCCGGTGTTCTTTAATCCGGTTCAGCAAATTTTCCCGAAAAATTTCAGCCCCGGTGGTACGATTACCGGGAGTTTCAAAGAAAATCGTGCTATTAACAATATCTCTGCCAACCATTTCAAACAAAATGTGAGTTACAGGTTCGGGCAAGGCAATAATTTCCGGATCTGGCACGGAAGAGAAAAGGTTGGCGTCTTCTAAAGTTGAAAAGGCGTGTATCACATTTTTTTCGAGATTGACTTGAGCGCGATTGCTAAGGGTCGTCAACAGCCAACCATCTTCCTGACTTTGGAGAATGTAATACTCGGAATGTTGCAGCTCAGTCGCATAGTCTACGAGAACGGGTGCAATTTCCGTAATCCACTTAGGTGGGATGCGATAGAGGGACGCTTTGTCAATCAGAGCTTGAATTTGTTGGTCTAAGTTCATAAGGACTATATGGGGTCTTCTGCCGTTAACGTGTCGTAGTTGGGTATGCTAGGGTCTTGACAACAATCAGCCATTGTGGGGAAATCTACCAGAGAGTGGTGGATGCAATCTTTCAACTACTATTTAACGAACTCCGACAGTCATCCAAGGCGTCGGAGCAGAACTGTCGTGAGGTTGCGGCGCGCATCTCTAGCGAAGTCGCCCGGATTTGCACTGAGAGTAAGCGCATCCAGGACTCAGGAGACATCGAAACCTGGGCAACAACACTGGCTCGTCTTCGCCTGAAACAATGTCTTCATTATTACCAAATGGGGGCACACCGGGGACGAGTAGAATTACACAGCACCCTCAGTGCGATTATCTATCGCTACATTACACCGTCGCAGGTGCCTACGAGCTACCAGGCGCGGCTGACTCTGATAGAAGATTTCTTACAGGGATTTTATGCTGAGTCCTTAAATGCATTTCGACGAGAAAGCGGAATGGGTCCGGCGTATCGTCCTCATACTTTGTTAGAACTGGCAGAGTATATGGCTTTTGCTGAGCGCTACGGCAAGCGGCGCATTCCTTTGCCCGGTCATCGCACTCAGCAATTAATCATCCTGCGGGCGCAAACTTTTTCGCAACAACAACCCCCGGAAACTTCCGTAGATATGGAGCAAGCGGCAGAGGGATCTGCCACTGATTCCGACTCGGTTTGGAATGAAGCGACGGTGCAGCAGGTGCGGGAGGCGATGGTCGCTCACGAATCCGAACCCCTGGAAAAAAGCCTGCGCCAGACGGTGATTAAGGAGTTGCTGGCTTATCTGAAAGAGCGCCAGCAAACTGAATGCGCCGATTATTTTACTTTGCGTCTGAAAGATTTATCCGCCGGGGAAATTGAAGCAATTTTAGGTTTGACGCCGCGCCAAAGGGATTATTTGCAGCAACGCTTCAAATATCATTTGATTCGATTTGCTCTTTCCCAGCGCTGGGAACTGGTGCATCAGTGGTTGGAAGCAGATTTAGAACGGAATTTGGGTTTGACGCCGCAACAGTGGCAAACATTTCAGGGAATGCTGAGCCAAGAGCAGGCGGAATTACTACGATTAAAGCAACAGGGATTCCCAAATGCAGCGATCGCTCAAACTTTGGGTTGCACAGTCTCCCAGGTCGAGAAACGGTGGTTCAAGCTGCTAGAGATTGCCTGGGAAATTCGCAATCGTTCAGTATCCGGAGCAAGTGCATCTCAAGATGAATAGTGACCTAGACAACAATTCCGAAGCGATAGACAACCGCTTTCTGGCGAGGCTGCTAGAGGATTGCGATCCTTTAGCAGCGCCACCACCCCAAGAGTCGCCTGCTCCTACAGACGACTTGGTGGCGGCAGAGCTGGAATTGGATGCGTTAGACCCACTGGATTCAGAAGACTTGAGCGTAGTGACCGACCACTTCGGTGAAGCGACCCAAGGCTGTCAACCACTCAACTTGGGAGGAGAAATACCGACTGTGCAAAATCGTTTCCATGCGCTTTTGAAGCGCAAACTCCAAACAGAAATTGAACGTAATCCACCCCTGTTTCCCTGGGAGACGGAGATTCGTAATTATGAACCTGACTATTGTGACAGCGAAGTAAATAGCTGGGTTCCCCTATGGGCACCGCAGCTCTCTAACTTTAGTCTGCCAGTCACCTTACCCGAAACGGTTTTAACACAACTGCTAAACTCTTGCCAGGAGGCCATGCAGTCGCAGCTGCAACAGGGAGCAAAAATGGTGCGTGCCGCCAGTGCTTTATTTCCAGGGCAACCCCAAGCACTGAACCAGTTAGCAGGATTGGTGCTGCTCTATCCGACCCGTTCTCCTCAAGAGCAGCAACTGTTTACAAATCGTTATGAAGAGGCGACGGACAGCCAACAAATGGCGCTGTCCTTATTGGCCGCTAGAGAGATCATCAACGCGCTGACGCTGCCTGTATCGCCGGATCGGCAGCCGGTGGAGCGGCAGTGGCAGACGACAGTTGGACTGATGACTCTCAGAGCGGAATATCAGGTAGAGGGGCGGGTTCCCAGATGCCGAATTGAGACGCGCTTGCCTCGCGGCGGCAGGTTAACCTTACGAACCCCGCAAGGCTTGGCAACGGCACAGCGCACTTATCCTGGCTATCTGAGTGTAGAATCCTTTGATTTGGAACCCAACCAGACTTATCCTCTGGAAATTCAGTTTCAGGAACTGGATCGGCAACCGCTGATTTTTGCGATCGCGGTCGGCAATTAAATGGCTAATGGCTAATGGCTAACTGTGATAGAACAATTAGCAATGAGCAATTAGCGATTGACTAATCACCAGTATGCGGCGTCTACCAGTTTTTAATCAGTTTAGGCAGCGGCTAGCAGCAATGCCGATGCCCG
It encodes the following:
- a CDS encoding FHA domain-containing protein; translated protein: MNPAPMRLRLSWDDPGTGERKEPTLAVPIALGREFNQMPGEMKGHRVSRLTLNSLEVSRFHALIDMDAGGLVVIDQNSSNGTLINGQRQTRSVLGNGDSLQIGPYYISVTFAANPPASPPSGNSQIFFHPDTDLPDPRISHPAPLPPLASPAQPGGTAAFPPPAFQAQQVVVQDLHATGLRVDEVDYAAVGGGLGSFVWVDLLRIYGVKSSQIAALGMEPQPYARYKRLCMNSQIPLHERLRSNSDSCPDNIWGWPSYALREAGHDLLKGSIGTAFGYLWQVFAEPAFAQTYTPRAGNVFDALDREAKRIGWEQIFRYASVRSIRKTEDGRYAIAYSRTSANQRDHAFLIARNVQLATGYPAIQFLPDLQAYREKTNDFKSVVNAYEEHNHVYEHLEKFGGTVMIRGRGIVASRIVQRIYEARAKNPNISLLHLMRSPKPQGNKFGRSQRSVENHYEFQPFNWPKATWGGELRIMLEKAAPEQRKRLLADWGGTTTADRQDWRRMVEEGIRQGWYQITFGEVERVERNPHSSGIERTVTYIQEKGLKGQIRLEADFIIDATGLDAKVKANPLLNDLVTHYKLPLHENGRIAVANNFELVEMRSPQGRMYAAGAMTLGGPYAAVDSFLGLQYAALCAVDSLSAARAPGIHRLNFLSSFGQWIKWVANQAP
- the hetZ gene encoding heterocyst differentiation protein HetZ → MSHCGEIYQRVVDAIFQLLFNELRQSSKASEQNCREVAARISSEVARICTESKRIQDSGDIETWATTLARLRLKQCLHYYQMGAHRGRVELHSTLSAIIYRYITPSQVPTSYQARLTLIEDFLQGFYAESLNAFRRESGMGPAYRPHTLLELAEYMAFAERYGKRRIPLPGHRTQQLIILRAQTFSQQQPPETSVDMEQAAEGSATDSDSVWNEATVQQVREAMVAHESEPLEKSLRQTVIKELLAYLKERQQTECADYFTLRLKDLSAGEIEAILGLTPRQRDYLQQRFKYHLIRFALSQRWELVHQWLEADLERNLGLTPQQWQTFQGMLSQEQAELLRLKQQGFPNAAIAQTLGCTVSQVEKRWFKLLEIAWEIRNRSVSGASASQDE